A segment of the Epinephelus fuscoguttatus linkage group LG23, E.fuscoguttatus.final_Chr_v1 genome:
aaagtcatttcagccgcttgtactcgcaatctcgttcttttggtcactacccagagctcgtgaccataggtgagggttggaacgtagattgaccggtaaatcgagagcttggctttctggctaagctccattttcaccacaacggatcggttaagcgcccgcatccCTGCTGACGCCGCctcaatccgcctgtcaatctcccgctccaaaaccagactccatcgacaaaaacagtaattttaccctGCTAAACACAGGAGATGCTGGTCTACCACCAGctccatcagttagttagtttgtgttattgtgtgactttaggcctgtttccaccgcaggaacttcggggtaattttatgggGCCTCCcattaaaagcctcccgttgtcggatacaacatgaaactactccagttagctcaatcatgttgtaactaagacatccgctggaaaaaatatttttccccgGGCCACTTcatgagttattacagacaccgctatcggctaacagctaacggcatccctacgtcgccccagtcaaaatggtcgcgcaacgattacattacatccagagcccgtaactttacaggaaccttcctcgtactccactctcagtggagacacggcggttgagagggccgagcaagaggacgttcctgtagtagttcctgccccccaaatagtaccaggaacttcttcagtggaaacgggccttttggtgttttaaagtaGCAGTGTGTAAGTTTTGCGGGGATTTAGTGCcgtctagtggtgaggactgcagattgcaaccagctgaaacttctcctggttagagtTCCTTCAGTGATCATtgatcaggaggtttttaccaggagctgaattttcCACAGATGTCCCCTCTCTACAAAACAAACgcacccagtgatttaaaccggtaaaaacactgattaaagcagtATTTAGCAGGTTCACATTACAAATAAATGTCGAAGATGTGTGGCTCGCCAATCACATGCTAACATGTGCTCACCTGTTTTCTCTGAGAACTTGAGATCCAGACGTGCAAGAGGTTTTTTTGGCAGTAGAACAGGAAAACGCAGGTAATATAGCAGCAGGTGTGTGACAGgggaagcaaacagttttttgaccATGTTAAGTGTGGCGGGAATGGAAGCTTGGACACTAGCCTGTGACGGACTCCGAAACTGTAAAGTGGAAACTTACCTGAGATGAATTATAGACATGTAATGTTTTACCTGTGTGAAGGTGAGCACGTGTTAAAATAAATGGGTCACCGCACTTATAGAAATGTGATGAATTGGACTTTGGTTTATTGTTGTTCCCCAGAAAACGAGTCCGAACAATTTCTCACTGTTCGCCCCTCTACATAAACAGCTTAATCCAagacaacagaaacacagcattatttattttcaggtgattataagctaaagaaaacatacttattatattatattgcatttttgccaatatatcctcctaaaccctacacactggaccttttaaagtCTTggttcggattcaccaaagtgtgatcgaggcagtggtagaccaacagctccttcagggaggtaaaattactgtttttgtcaatggagtctggctttgatgaGAACGTACAGTACGTAAGTCTCACTTTCAGGTCAGGTCCTCGTCAGAAAAAGCTATCTGTTTGGAAAGTGCTGAGCATACCAGTGAATAACAAAGACTTGAAtcatactgcacaagttgtgtgagagtttgtaaacaggcgttttgatatagttttgctgttgttaaacgtggacccctatgacttcaattcatcaaatattttctctgtttttggatttttcgttTACTCTGAAGGCTTGTGAGAAAAAGTAAGTTTTCTTCAagaattcaacgtaacacagggcgattaattgatatacaaaagatcattttgtgggtgaagcgTTCCTTTAAGTAAAGACTACTAATGAGGCTTTGAACAAAGAGCCTTACAGCTCCGAGGTGCAGATGTTCGTGTGATAGACTCACACAGTGCAGAcattatacacaaacacattgttgGACGTCTTTCTCTGTCCTCAGGGACCCCAGCAGCGAGGAGCATCTCCTCCCAGCCTCCCCCAGTGAAAGAGAGATAGCAGTGCCTGTGAGTGCGTCAGCCAGTCTCGCTTTAACAACCACTAACTCGCCTGCTCAAGTCTCATGACCTCGACTTTGTCCTCCCCACAGGAGGTGAACTGCACTCTGTTTTTACTGGCCGGCTACGTCAAGTACGGACGCCCCTACGCCTGGATACGCTCCAATCACGAGCGCCTGGTCAACATTGGCGGCACGGATTCGATGGTCAAGGACACGCCCATGAAACTCAAGTCCATCGCAGACTGGCAGACACGAGGTATGGAAACAATGTGAGGAATCCAAACATGAGAGAGCTATTGTTTCACTGCACAGATTCAATAATTACAACTTTTTCCATGAGCTTAATCAGACGCAGATGTCTTTGCTTGAGTTTAACCTTCTCAGAGACTACTGTTTCGTCTGGATTAGCTTGGTGGAAAAAGCTCTGGGTGCTTTGGTCGTAAAGTTACTCTGCACTGTTAGACTGTTACAAATATTTATCCCAAAAAGCATCTCTGTGTCgtgtttactgttgttgttttcaggtaTTCGTGTGTGGGACGTCATCAGTGAGCTGGTGTGTCTGTGCACTGTCCCCTCTCCCTCCAACCCCTTCGCCCTGGACATGCGCTACATCAAAAGCCTTCCCCTCCCCGACCGCTTCCTCGTCACAGGCGCTCTCCTTAACTTCCTGGACATGTACGTGGTTTACGGAAACAGGGACGAGATGCACTATGACAAAGGTAGGCATCATTTGATTTTAATACACcatcattaatattatttttactgAAGCCAGCAGGTGATGCTGTTTAGCTACGTTACAAAAAGATCCCTCCTCACACTCCACACTTGAATTTCAGGGCATCAGTGAATGTTTTCTGATGATGGTTTTCTCCTTtcagtggtggaggaggtgaagcCTCTGAGGCGTCTCCACGTCCAGTCCCTGCTGGAGTTACAGCGGCACAGAGAGGGCACCGGGTCAGAGAGCAGTCCCACAGTGGAGGACTCTGCCGGAGAGAAGTGACTCTGATTGTTTGTGTATGATGCGCATTCAGATGAAATATTATGGGTGCACTTCTACTGACTTtttgtgaaaaagaaaagacagtaaatAGGTTCAAATGTCTGATATCTCATCAGAACAACTGAATTTAGgttatttgttgtgttgtggttATTCTAAAGACGACTATGGATGAGCATGAGAACCCAAGTACTCAATTTGGACGTTGAACGTATAGAGTAATCGCCACCCACATGTGAACATAACTTTTCTTTTACTATCTAAAATGGATAAAACCTTGTGATGTTACCTTACCGGTTACAGACAGTTTGGACCACACAGTAGAAAGTTTCAGCCTAAATTTGTTGGGTCTGTGTAACAgctcggtgttggatgttagccgctgctgctgctgctgtgttagctcatgccaACTGGGCAGATATTGGAGACGGTCCTACAGTACTGTGTCtgacctgtgtaatggcagcaacagaaggtTTGCTAATTTATGGTTTAATAGGCTAATTGAAGCCGTTGTTGAATAAATTTTGTTGTTGGCTAATTTACATTTCTGTTCTTACcttatgctttttttctgtgggTACTTAAGCACTTTATAATAATTTAATGCGAGTACTCGAATACAGAAATTACTCAAAATACCCATCCATTGTACACACTGggcaaaccttttttttccaaggCCACACAGTGCACTTGGAGCTGTAtctttagccctttttacactgccacTGTTCTGTAAAAAAGGTATATTCGTGGCATGGGGTAAtggagttgtctcgcctttaagccagcAGTGTAGATAGTAAAAGTGCCGAAACGATGCCAGATGGGATCACGGACAGGATGGGTGtgacaatcttttttttttagattcttttttgggcttttttattcctttattgGATGGGACAGATTAGTCGTGAAAggaaatgacatgcagcaaagggccatgggctGGAATCGATCCTGTGGCAGCTGCGGCAAGGATATTGCCTTTGCACATGGGATGCcagctctacccactgagctccTAGGTGCTGTAACagtctgacattgtgttgtttgcaACCCACGcccgggagatttaaaaagcagttgatagcagttagcagctaactcaaagaagaacagcggccGAAGATGTATGCAGGTCCGTGAGCTTCTTCCCCCATTGAGCACAAGACAGGCTCAACCGCCATATATCAGGGATCGTTAATGATTTAACTTGATGTGTTTATGCCGTTTTTATCGCTTATAAAGCGCTGCTGAaacatatgttatatgtcacgcTAGGGgccaatgctgttgtgttacatgtcaagCCTGTCACGGCTCTTGTGATGCCACCATGCCGGCatgctttattaatcccctaggctaaattcagtgttttcactctgttgtcatacacacatgcactaacattaCCAGTACacgcattaaatggagagatgtcagagtgacgGAGCTGTTTTGGATCgacgccccgagcagttgggggttcggtgccttgttGAAGGGCACCtctgcagtgcccaggaggcgaactggcacctctccagctaccagtccatgctccatatttggtccagacagggacttgaaccggCAACCCCTACACTGGAACTGCGTGATACTGTTTGGTTCTTTagaaaaatgcaaagacagcatATAGAAGAGACTTCATAGCGGCTCTATAGCACCATCACTGTGTAAAAAGAGCTTGTATCTTTACCACAGTTGAAAGATAGTCACATGTATGAGCTGttgaaatgtgaaaacactggagaaCTAACCCTGGGAATTGAGTCACATGGCTGAAATCTAACATCCCAGGACCTCTCTGAATGTCTTGCCCTGCTGCCACCCCCCAAACCTCTCTATCCtgccctcccacacacacactgagctgctTCAGGCCAAATATAACATCttaaaagcaaagcaaaatgGAGTCAGGGTCAAAGCTGGTTAAACATTTGTCTTGAAAGTTACGGCggtacaaaaataaacatgtacacacaaacaaatgttgTATAAAAAGTTTTAATACTCCATAAAATACATATTAATTAAATATGTACAACGACATAAAAACAGTACATTGATAAAATACGCTTTAAAGCAGGCACTTTGACCCCTTTTTCTGAGATGGGGGCTGCGCCGTTTGTAATGGAGAAGATACATCAtgaatacaaaaatgtgaactgATAAAAACCTTGTGGCACATCAGTCAAAAACACCTTTcctgtaataataaaaaaacaaaataaaaggcgACATCGCTAGCTTAGTTGTGGTcagcaaacacaaaatgacatggTAGCCTCGGGGTGTACCACTAATCCTCATGTCTTTGTAAACCTTAAGACTGAATCATGAGGGCATCTTATGCAACGCCGCAGACATCACTGCCTTTAACCGTCACTTTAAATAGTCAGGGGACCTTTTATGGCTTTGGTAATGTGAACGAGTCGAAGGCTTAGGGAGCACTGGTCTCCTGACGAGGCTGCTCACTATGCAAAGTCATGGCTGGACATTTCTCAAATTTCCCCCCCCGTTTGGAATGCAGGTGCACGGCCGCACATTCCTCACAGAGGCTCCACACGGGAACACAGCGTTCCCAGTGTTCGGACTCAAACAAACCCGCAAGTCATGGCTGAGTGTGCTTTTCTCCACGTAAATGCAAATTATTCATGGCAGTGGACAGTTGggatctgttttttgtttttgcaggatGCTGCTGTGGTGCCTGAGGGGAGGATTTTGTCGACCCTGCAGGTTCTGCTAAGGTCTATATTTTCCATTTATAATGCAGGTGCTGCTGCTGACCTCTTCAGATGGCAGGAAGATAAAATGTCTGATGACCTGACGAGGAATTAAACTGATGTGTTCAGATATAAACATTTTATAGGAAGTGCTCAGAAATTACCGTGTATGTGTGCACTAATAGGAAACCATAATGCATTCATTTGAGAAAAGAAATTGTCCTTTTCCACAGAATTTTGAGATAATCTCGTTCATTCGGACAAagatttcaagaaaaaaaaaatccactctTTTtcggaataaaaaaaatatttcagaatTCTGAGAAAAAATTTAAGGGACAATAAAAATTCTGCTTGTGTTTctgaattaataaaataatcttGTTAATTCTCAATTTTCTACTTTCTATTTTAACAAGATAATAATCTCttaaatgctgaaaaatttgcagaatttattaatttctcttttttacAAATCAATAAGATAAATATCTGGTTATGAAAATTCTGAGGTAATAATTtcattatttctctttttttcttaattaagATAATTATGTGGTTAACtgagaaaaagcaaaaaaaaaatagaattctgagataataatctcATTAATTCTCAATTTTCTTAATAAGATACTTATCtggttaattcagaaaaacaggcagatttttttaatgagaacTCTGAGataataatttgttttgttttttctggattattaaataattatctggttaatttagaaaaacaacagcattatTTCTTTCCATGAAATCTCCTCTTAGAATtttgaaataataattttgttaattcttgtttttctgaattaagaTACTGATGTGGTTATTTAGGAAAAACTAGCTgccatttaaaaacttttttttccagaattctgagataattttttaaattaatttcatttttgtaaataaatgagAATTATCTGGTTAAATtagaaaaacatgcagatttttttcccttaaaaaaATCCTGAGATAATAATTTTCTTAAGTCTCGATTTTGTAACTGAATAAGATACTTATgtggttaattaaaaaaaaaaaaaaaggctgaaaatattcccattcatttttttaaattctgagaTAGTGTCTTAATCTCAGTAATTCTCATTTTTCTTAATTAATAAGATAATTACTTGGTTAAGTCAGAAAAACATGAGCATTATTTTTCCATGAAATCTCagaattatgaaataaaaaaaagggcatttttttctcaaattaaTGCATTATGCTTCCCTACATTAAAAACTGTAATTAAATGTACTTGACGTTTTTATAGCATGCCTGGATTTTCACTCTCTAGCTTTACATCTGTTTGTAATATCGGCCAAAACTCTCACAATGTAGATTAAAAAAGGTTTCATGGTTTAGTCCATctaattcaaaaataaaaagataaacatCCTAGTGCCACAGggttaaaataataacataaaatcATCATGACCTGTCACATATGTCAGTTAAATAAAAACCCGCcttctaaaaacaaaaaagataaagctctttgtctctttccagTTTTTAGTCATCATCTGTGGATCTTTTGGTCgacagctgctgttgttgctggttTAATTATCTGCTTCCAGCAGACCAAACTCTTCCATGGCTTCAGTATCAAGCAGACTATTTCAAAGCAAACAAGCCGACCAAAAATGAAAGAGTTACGGAAACGAACCAGCCCGGTCCACAAACGGCTCGCAGCCAgtcacagagctgctgacagGCGAACAAAGGCAGCTGTCGACAGCATGTTGTGCTACATCGGACATCACTCTTGCAACCGTCAACTCTGCTGCGTGAAAAACCTTCAAGTCCATACGTTCACTGATTCAGGCGACACCCTCTCACAAGCAGGGTCCTCATTCATCCAAATATGGACCTTTCACACCTCCCAGTTTCAGTCCCTTTGTCCTCCCGTCTGTCCTGTAATCACCCTCCCTCCCATCAGTGCCGTCATCCTTGAGGTTGTCTTCAGGTTAATGTGGTCCCATGTTTGAGGGGTTAAAGTGGCGGGAGTTCAGTTCCAGCTGTCAGAGGCAGATCCTCTTCTGGTGATGGCTCTCAGGGGGCTGCGAGACACAGAGCCCCTCTTCTTCCAGCGAACTGAAAAGGaagagacacacagagtcagTGATGAGTCAGTGGTGAGTGGCTCAGCAGCTGCGGATGAAACACCGGTGTTAAAATGTTAATCATGAACATCCAAGCAGCCCCACGAGTTTGTCAACCTTGACTCTGAAAGTGTCCTGGTGAGGGTATTCATTTACTGTTCTCCACTTCAGCACTTGGTTTTCATTACTTTCACCAAATGTGCTCACTGCAGTGGAAATCTTATCTGTCTGAACAGCTTGGAGAGCAAGAGGAGAGAGTGATAACGACAGTTAATCAAGGAAATGGCTCTTTATTCAACCATTAAAAggcctttgtgtttttgtggtttaGAACTATTTAGCCCTACAAAGCCAAAACACAGTGACTACATAATTTATCAAAACTGAGTCAAAAAATAGTCTAAAATTTTGACatctattaaaaaatataagttATTTTGGTATAAAAAGTATTAGTTTGGTAGGGGAAAAATAGTAAAACTCGCAAGAAGATGAAAACCAAGGCTAGCTGGGATGCTAGCCTTAGCTAAATCTACTTTAGGGTTTCCTCTACATGAAAAATGCCCCAACATCTTAATAATTGATGTGATAATGTCATGAAACTAATTGTAAATGAGGCTTAATCTAGTTTAAAAACTTAAACCATAAGTAACATTAGATTAACTAGCCAAAAAGTTAACTTGCCTAGCTTAGAGTAGCAATAACAGCCATTCCCGCAGCCTCTGACTCCGGATGGAAACCTACATTTACggttttatttttcaacctggaccctatttcacCAAGGCTTTGTGTCTAAGGGACTTATCGTATAATATAATTtggctggggaaaaaaaaataaagtaaaactcCCAAAAAGAGGAAACCTGGGAAGCTAGCCACAGCTAAAGCTAATGTAAGACTCATGCAAGTAAGTGTAAATAAGGTTAAATCTAGTTTAAAATCCTAACACCAGAAGTAACATTAGATTaatgagctaaaagataattagcctagcttagcagaGCAGTGAATAACTTTTCAAATGGGTctagtattgagtgagagcgcAATGTGCTATTTTGTCATAAaacatcagtaatgtggaaGGGGGAATAAGTAAAACTCACAGGAAGAGGAAAACCAGAGCTAACTGGAAGCTAGCTAGGTAGTTAGCCTTAGCTCAAGCTAATTTAGGGTTtcctttaaatgaaaaatgcccAAACATTATAGTAGTTAAGTTCGCTACATcatgtgaataaaaataaatctaatCTAAAAACGTAACACCAGAAGTAACAAGCTAAACGTTAACTAGCCTAGCTTACCAGAGTAGCCGTAACTGCCATCCCTACAGCTTCCAACTCCGAAGGAAAACATACTCATAGCCTTTTTATTtgtcaacctggaccctatttcacCATGTTTTTAAGTCTAGGTGACTCATGGAGacaaatgtttttgaaatgacTCCAGTATTGGAGTAATGGACAACTGTGCACctatttttgccactgacaggctcatggtgttattttaagtgttaacTTCAAACAATCTGAGCccgtcagtgacaaaaacaaacacttttgaaGCAGTACTGTCATCTCACCTTTTCCCAGACTGGCAGGCAGCGTGGAGCTCTTGTTGTTAGCGGGAGAGTTGGACGACTCCTCTGCACGTTTCCCCTTTCCCTCTCCTGGCTGCAGCGTGGCCGAGCCATTCTGCTGCCAGTCGCTCAGCGCCCGCTGGAAAGAATGTGCCAGACAAGCTGTCATGTCTCGTGCCCGCTCCGCCCGGCTGCACCAGAACACCCgacactgcagctgctgccctTGATGTTTGCAGATGTACAAGAAGACGTTGGGCCGGTTTGCGTCCGCCGCACAGTACGCAATGTCCTGAAGGTACGTCTTGGTGAGCTGCCGACCTGTGCTCAGTTCCTTGACCTCTACGTATCTCGGGCGCACCACCAGGGCGTGATCTTTGCTCAGCTTCTTCCCGTTAGCGATACCTTCCAGCAAGTGGCTGATAGCGTCCTGAGCCTGCTCTCGATCCAGAGAGAAGATTTTCTCCGTGCCCAGGTAGTGGACCTTGAAGAGAGGATCACCGTGGGATAAAGACTCTGTGCGGTCGCGGCGAAAGCGGCGACGTAGCGCAGCTGGAGAGTTCTTAAGAGTCTGCATGAGGTGAAATGTGCTGAGAGACATGGTGCGCGTCAGGCTGGGTTTGGAGGAAATTTTAGCTGAGGTGTATCTGCCGGTGGCCAGCTGGTCGTCTTTAGAGCCTCTCCCACTTTTCCACCTTTCTTCCACAGACGGAGCGTAGTTGCATCCACTGCTTTTATCTGAAAAGAGGCAGACAGTGACATTAGCAGATGAATAATTGAGCGTGACAGATGCTTGAGCTTTGTTCAGAGTTAAATACGGTGAAAGAGAAAGTACATCATGGAAATAGGTTATTGACATTTAGTTCGGTTAAAAGCAACTCTCTGTTCGTTATCGTTTTtgtgcaatctcattctttcaacTCCttgataaggaaaaaaaaacaaaaacatgcactCAGCACAACTTGTACCACAGCATGGAAAAACAGAAGGCCACCAAACAGGATCAGTTACAAAGGTGACGCATGGGAGGAATATTCATTCACCACAGACACCAGCCATTAAATATTTACAGTGAGGTTTGGGCTTTGTCCTCGCTGCAGTGAACCCTCACACTGATGAAGTGGAAACATGCCACAATAATCTGAAGGTTAATGTAACACACAAAGGTGGCACGCAGGTAATCACAGGTACATGCACCCCGTGCCAAGAACTACAAACTCTTATATCACAGTGCTGTTTCTAACAGGAGGACTTGAAGGATTCTGTGACCTTGCCAACCCCAGTCTTATGCAACGTCCACATCTGGCCTCCCATTGTCTCCCATCCTACAAACCCACAGACCTGCCTGTTCTCCCATTGTGTTCTCCGaactttattttttcccctttctcttTTCTTGGCTATTCTTTCAACATCCGAGTTCCTCAGAAGTGAGCTGCACTGAGAACCTCCGACTGTTCCAAGGTGGCGGTCATTGTTAGCCGGGACCCTGCGCAGGAAACAGCTTTGCATTCCCCACCTAAATATTTCTCCTGCAAACAATGGCGTGCTTTTGTGAGTGTGTCACCTCACAAAAGAGATGAGAGTTGACCTAGAGCCTGGGCCAACCCcgggcatgcacacacacagttacacgtGTGGGTTGCAAACATGTGCACAACTTTCACTTGGAAACACACGCAGGTGGCTGCCTGTTTTGCATTAAACCACAGGTACTGTGCAACACTGTTGTTCCCTGCCACAGGGCACGAGTCACAAACTCAGCCATGTCCCGAACAAACAATCCAAATTTGCATGCAGGTAAGCTGTCGTGCGTAACTTCATGTGATCTGAGTAAACTCTCTAAGTTTTTTGAACATGTGTAAAGAGCTGTGGCTGCCAGTCAGCATTAGGAAGTGGATACAACACATCagcttttatttaactttaatattTATTCTATGGAACCAAAATTTGAGctttaaacacttaatttcctgcattctggtgattttaatgtaccaatatgtgcattt
Coding sequences within it:
- the si:dkey-19b23.7 gene encoding uncharacterized protein si:dkey-19b23.7; protein product: MSSGSKREREQRRKLQHFLSDLALLGSLQGFKYFQPWLRGKEELLLTVVNEDLGWRSPGFAVSRASSYSSTSSQNSSDVSPSSSSPSLGSRSSSPLPGEPQGPRDPPAHAHTKAQSQTVRDPSSEEHLLPASPSEREIAVPEVNCTLFLLAGYVKYGRPYAWIRSNHERLVNIGGTDSMVKDTPMKLKSIADWQTRGIRVWDVISELVCLCTVPSPSNPFALDMRYIKSLPLPDRFLVTGALLNFLDMYVVYGNRDEMHYDKVVEEVKPLRRLHVQSLLELQRHREGTGSESSPTVEDSAGEK
- the si:dkey-19b23.8 gene encoding low density lipoprotein receptor adapter protein 1, whose translation is MKLWPDKSSGCNYAPSVEERWKSGRGSKDDQLATGRYTSAKISSKPSLTRTMSLSTFHLMQTLKNSPAALRRRFRRDRTESLSHGDPLFKVHYLGTEKIFSLDREQAQDAISHLLEGIANGKKLSKDHALVVRPRYVEVKELSTGRQLTKTYLQDIAYCAADANRPNVFLYICKHQGQQLQCRVFWCSRAERARDMTACLAHSFQRALSDWQQNGSATLQPGEGKGKRAEESSNSPANNKSSTLPASLGKVRWKKRGSVSRSPLRAITRRGSASDSWN